The genomic window ACTCCATTTACATAGAGAGTGATACTGGCATCAGGGTAAACAGAACGTATTTTAGAAATGATTTTTTGTTGATAAGGCATTGCAAACTCTTGGTAATCTCTTTGCGTGAGCACGCTTGCCCAAGTATCAAAAAGCTGCACGGCGTCAACTCCTCTATCAAGTTTGAGAATCAAATAATCAGCAATAGTATCTGAGAGTTTTTGCAACAAAGAATGCATTGCCTCAGGATGCTGGTAACTAAAGGCTTTGATCTGTGCAAAATCCTTAGAACCGCCACCTTCAATCATATAACTAGCGAGTGTCCATGGCGCGCCGGCAAAACCTAAAACAGGAAGCTCATCATTGACCTTGGATTTAATTTCAGTAATCGTGTCATAAACAAAACTACAAGTCTTGGCAAGCTCATCCTTATCAAGTACTCTCAAATCTTCAACTTGCTCTGGAGTTCTAATGGGCTCAGCAAATTTGGGAGAACCTGTTGCAAAACTTACAGCTGATCCCAT from Cyanobacteriota bacterium includes these protein-coding regions:
- the hemE gene encoding uroporphyrinogen decarboxylase, producing LCKNPVKAAEVSIQPYEILGVDAIIMFSDILVPLEPMGSAVSFATGSPKFAEPIRTPEQVEDLRVLDKDELAKTCSFVYDTITEIKSKVNDELPVLGFAGAPWTLASYMIEGGGSKDFAQIKAFSYQHPEAMHSLLQKLSDTIADYLILKLDRGVDAVQLFDTWASVLTQRDYQEFAMPYQQKIISKIRSVYPDASITLYVNGVANILDYMVQTGANCLSVDWRVNLAEVRSFVDGKNIAIQGNLDPCKLLGTKQSVIEETKRMLELAGSEPGYIANLGHGILPMVPVENARAFIETVQGF